In the genome of Streptomyces sp. NBC_00190, one region contains:
- a CDS encoding flavodoxin family protein yields the protein MSGTTHTPVVSIAYHSGYGHTAVVAEAVRNGAAEAGATVHLIKVDEIDDAQWALLDASDAIVFGSPTYMGTASGAFHVFAEATSKRWFGDAWQDKVAAGFTNSASKSGDKLHTLQFFQILAAQHGMSWVNLGLKPGWNSSTASENDLNRLGVFAGAAAQSNSDEGADAVHKADIATAEHLGRRVAEHTRVVVAGRAALAAL from the coding sequence TTGTCCGGAACCACGCACACCCCCGTCGTCTCGATCGCCTACCACTCCGGCTACGGCCACACGGCCGTCGTTGCCGAAGCGGTCCGCAACGGCGCCGCCGAGGCCGGCGCGACGGTCCACCTGATCAAGGTCGACGAGATCGACGACGCGCAGTGGGCGCTGCTCGACGCGTCCGACGCGATCGTCTTCGGCTCCCCGACCTACATGGGCACGGCCTCCGGCGCCTTCCACGTCTTCGCCGAGGCCACCTCGAAGCGCTGGTTCGGCGACGCCTGGCAGGACAAGGTGGCGGCCGGCTTCACCAACTCCGCCTCCAAGAGCGGCGACAAGCTGCACACCCTGCAGTTCTTCCAGATCCTGGCCGCGCAGCACGGCATGAGCTGGGTCAACCTGGGCCTGAAGCCGGGCTGGAACTCCAGCACCGCCTCGGAGAACGACCTCAACCGCCTCGGCGTCTTCGCCGGCGCCGCCGCGCAGTCCAACTCGGACGAGGGTGCGGACGCGGTCCACAAGGCCGACATCGCGACCGCCGAGCACCTGGGCCGGCGCGTCGCCGAGCACACCCGTGTCGTCGTCGCCGGCCGCGCGGCGCTGGCCGCGCTCTGA
- the rpmF gene encoding 50S ribosomal protein L32 has protein sequence MAVPKRKMSRSNTRHRRSQWKAAVPTLVSCERCQEPKLQHIACPSCGTYNKRQVLEV, from the coding sequence GTGGCTGTTCCGAAGCGGAAGATGTCGCGCAGCAACACGCGCCACCGCCGGTCGCAGTGGAAGGCTGCGGTCCCCACCCTGGTTTCGTGTGAGCGTTGCCAGGAGCCGAAGCTCCAGCACATTGCGTGCCCGAGCTGCGGCACCTACAACAAGCGCCAGGTCCTCGAGGTCTGA
- the rnc gene encoding ribonuclease III, with protein sequence MSELSNAEKQADSNNAASSHTLLEGRLGYQLESALLVRALTHRSYAYENGGLPTNERLEFLGDSVLGLVVTDTLYTTHPDLPEGQLAKLRAAVVNSRALAEVGRGLELGSFIRLGRGEEGTGGRDKASILADTLEAVIGAVYLDQGLDAASELVHRLFDPLIEKSSNLGAGLDWKTSLQELTAAEGLGVPEYLVTETGPDHEKTFTAAARVGGVSYGTGTGRSKKEAEQQAAESAWRGIRTAADERIAAEAAAAAAPAVEVPASAGAEAEAEDGGAPEPADTAQDA encoded by the coding sequence ATGTCTGAGCTGTCCAACGCTGAGAAGCAGGCAGACAGTAACAACGCGGCCTCGTCCCACACGCTTCTGGAAGGGCGGCTCGGGTATCAACTCGAGTCCGCCCTTCTGGTGCGTGCGCTGACCCACCGCTCGTACGCGTACGAGAACGGCGGTCTGCCCACCAACGAGCGCCTCGAGTTCCTCGGGGACTCCGTGCTCGGCCTGGTGGTCACGGACACGCTGTACACGACCCACCCGGATCTCCCCGAAGGCCAGCTGGCCAAGCTTCGGGCCGCGGTGGTCAACTCGCGCGCACTGGCGGAGGTCGGGCGCGGCCTCGAACTCGGCTCCTTCATCCGGCTCGGCCGGGGCGAAGAGGGTACGGGCGGCCGGGACAAGGCCTCCATCCTCGCCGACACCCTTGAAGCGGTGATCGGCGCGGTCTACCTCGACCAGGGCCTCGACGCGGCCTCGGAGCTGGTTCACCGGCTCTTCGACCCGCTCATCGAGAAGTCCTCGAACCTCGGGGCCGGCCTGGACTGGAAGACCAGTCTCCAGGAGCTCACGGCGGCCGAAGGTCTTGGCGTACCGGAATACCTGGTCACCGAGACCGGTCCGGACCACGAGAAGACCTTCACTGCTGCCGCCCGCGTCGGTGGTGTCTCGTACGGCACCGGCACCGGCCGCAGCAAGAAGGAAGCGGAACAGCAGGCGGCGGAATCCGCCTGGCGCGGTATCCGTACCGCGGCGGACGAGCGGATCGCGGCCGAGGCCGCTGCCGCCGCCGCTCCTGCGGTCGAGGTCCCGGCTTCGGCCGGGGCGGAGGCCGAAGCCGAGGACGGCGGGGCGCCGGAGCCCGCCGACACGGCGCAGGACGCCTGA
- the mutM gene encoding bifunctional DNA-formamidopyrimidine glycosylase/DNA-(apurinic or apyrimidinic site) lyase: protein MPELPEVEVVRRGLERWVAGRTVEAVEVLHPRAVRRHPGGGADFAARLAGQTIGVPQRRGKYLWLPLLERDLSVLGHLGMSGQLLVQPTDAPDEKHLRIRVRFDDGAGTELRFVDQRTFGGLSLHENTPDGLPDVIAHIARDPLDPLFDEGAYHLALRAKRTTVKRALLDQSLISGVGNIYADEALWRAKLHYERPTATLTRPRSAELLGHVRDVMNAALDVGGTSFDSLYVNVNGESGYFDRSLDAYGREDEPCRRCGTPMRRRPWMNRSSYFCPRCQRAPRVSS from the coding sequence GTGCCCGAGCTGCCCGAGGTCGAAGTCGTGCGGCGGGGGCTGGAACGCTGGGTGGCCGGGCGGACCGTCGAGGCCGTCGAGGTCCTGCACCCGCGGGCCGTACGGCGCCACCCGGGCGGCGGGGCCGATTTCGCGGCCCGCCTCGCGGGACAGACCATCGGGGTGCCGCAGCGGCGCGGGAAGTACCTGTGGCTGCCCCTGCTGGAGCGGGACCTGTCCGTCCTGGGGCACCTGGGGATGAGCGGGCAGCTGCTCGTGCAGCCGACGGACGCCCCGGATGAGAAGCACCTGCGGATCAGGGTGCGGTTCGACGACGGCGCGGGTACCGAGCTGCGCTTCGTGGACCAGCGGACCTTCGGCGGGCTCTCGCTGCACGAGAACACGCCCGACGGGCTGCCCGACGTCATCGCGCACATCGCGCGCGACCCCCTGGACCCGCTCTTCGACGAGGGGGCCTACCACCTGGCGCTGCGCGCCAAGCGGACCACGGTCAAGCGGGCGCTGCTCGACCAGTCCCTGATCAGCGGGGTCGGCAACATCTACGCGGACGAGGCGCTGTGGCGCGCCAAGCTGCACTACGAGCGCCCGACCGCGACCCTCACACGCCCCCGGAGCGCGGAACTCCTCGGCCATGTCCGGGACGTCATGAACGCCGCCCTCGACGTGGGCGGCACCAGCTTCGACAGCCTTTACGTCAACGTGAACGGCGAGTCGGGCTACTTCGACCGTTCGCTCGACGCCTACGGGCGCGAGGACGAGCCCTGCCGGCGCTGCGGCACGCCGATGCGCCGCCGCCCCTGGATGAACAGGTCCAGCTACTTCTGCCCGCGGTGTCAGCGGGCTCCGCGCGTGTCGTCGTAG
- a CDS encoding winged helix-turn-helix transcriptional regulator has protein sequence MDTPAFCTEADGSELPFDAFARACPSRETLEHVTGRWGSLTVGALREGPCRFNELRRRVEGVSEKMLSQTLHALERDGIVNREAQPTNPPRVDYELTPLGVEVANRLLSLIHFLEGSMPEVLTARQTYDDTRGAR, from the coding sequence ATGGACACACCAGCGTTCTGTACCGAAGCCGACGGATCCGAACTACCGTTCGATGCATTCGCGCGCGCCTGCCCGTCCCGCGAGACCCTTGAGCACGTGACCGGCCGCTGGGGCAGTCTCACCGTGGGCGCGCTGCGCGAGGGCCCGTGCCGCTTCAACGAGCTGCGCCGCCGGGTGGAGGGCGTGAGCGAGAAGATGCTCTCCCAGACCCTGCACGCGCTGGAGCGCGACGGCATCGTCAACCGCGAGGCGCAGCCGACGAACCCGCCCCGCGTGGACTACGAACTGACCCCGCTCGGCGTCGAGGTGGCGAACCGTCTGCTCTCGCTCATCCACTTCCTGGAGGGGAGCATGCCTGAGGTGCTGACCGCCCGGCAGACCTACGACGACACGCGCGGAGCCCGCTGA